From Malus sylvestris chromosome 1, drMalSylv7.2, whole genome shotgun sequence:
TTGTGGACAAAAGCATCACTTCGCTAGACCTTTAGACACAAAAGCTATAGAAgcacacatatttgcataggtttatattttcgaaatctaaggttttcaattattttaaagaatgaagcgaCCGAACTACCCttacatgttgtgcacatgcttctatttaacagaaatttggatggaatgaatgaaaaattaacagcaggaggcaaatcggccaaaaaaattagttttaagtccttaattttccaattaaaatgtTCAGGAGGCAAATCAAAAGTTAGGTGATAGtttagggggcaaatcggcagtttactcaaacaaaaacaaacacaaaaaccaaaaacagacCCTCAAAGACGGAACCTGAACCCAGTTGCTAGCAACAGCAGTTTCATCGGACGCAAGCACGGTCTTGTTGCAAACAGCTCCATTTCCTCAAACAGAACAAAACAGAAGTATATCTGGCTGCATGATATCTATCTGTTTATGTAATGAACTCATAACATTTCTTGAGACTTTCTGACACACCGCCCTACTCTCTTCCGGAACTCCTCCCTACTTTCTCTCCATTGTTTCTGCAAGCACGCGGAATTAACATTGAACTCCAATGTCCAATCCAAAGTAGTGTCAAACAAATAATACTCAAAAGAACTGATCATGGAATCAAAACataaagacaatgaaaatacaaCACGTACTGCAGCATCGACATTCGCAGGAGATTCATCATTAGGACTTGAAAGCATTGAGATTATACTCAAAACAATGCTCTCAACctgcagaaaaacaaaaaatttgtcaGTAGATCCTCAACAATACGAACACGCTAACTACGTTCATATAATAGTATGGATGcataaaatattaaacaaaatgCCTGGGATGTGTGTAAACCAGAACCAAAACTAACAATTTACATTCGATAACATAGCACATCCACAACCGTCTCCAGTTAAAGACATCCCTCAGAGTCATATATAAACAAACATTTTACGAGTTCACCACAACTTTCAGTATGTACCCTATATTTAGGGCACAACTTCACCATCACTTCTCCAACAACAATAGAAGTAAAACTTGTGGTTTCCTACAGCCATTCCAAAGTCAGCGTCACAGATCTTCAACTTGCAACAAGCCCACTTTTCAAACAACCGATTCCATTGCCTTGTAAAAGACGGAGTTGGTCCCGACATCAGTGCCAACTTTTCCATAAGCACCTAAAACACTAAGTAGagacaacttgaagattaaatcATATGTACTGTATCATCAACTCTCAAGATTTTGTCACTATACTGCAAGCTTGTCTCGTCTCATACGGTTCCTCCTCAAGACAAAGGAACAGGAAGCAAACAAACATGAGGTTCATGGTGCTAAGCTGCTAGCACATACAATAATGACTAATGATTAGGACTTTGCCAATCGAGCGATGCACTAGTTTCCAATGCATCATgcaggtaaaaaaaaaatgtactgcACAATATAATAACAAACCCGAACCCAACTCAAGCAATCTTGTCTAAACTAGAGTTGTGCTAGGGTTTAGGAACAAGCACCTCAATACTGGCTTAGGATGAGACCCACAGGGCTATTGTACAATTCAGTCCTGTGACGATCTCATTTCAATCCTTACAGTTAGCCACCACCAAGTTGCACTGCCAATTATAACTGCCATCAGATAATCAGTGTATTAATGACACACACAAACTTGATCAGTTACATATCTGTAACTCTCCAAGTTTCGACTCTTTATCCAGAAACAACATGTCATCCAAACACGCACAGCCTTCCAATATTTCGTTGTTATATACTTGAAACAGAAAGGGGAAACCACACTACAAAATCCGCTAAGTAATTGATCCGGTGCTTATAACCACACAATGGTAATACAGTTGCAACTTGCAAGCCAACACTGAACACTAAAATCTTTAGGATTATGGCTACAACTAAACAAGTGAACCCATCCAATCACAGAACAATAATATAGTAAATCGACAAATAAGTACATACTGTATGGACTGGATTCCAGCGCTCAGTTGCAAGCTCGTAGCCATTTGGATCGTCACCAGGGggatgaagaattgaaatacaAACCTTTCCATCGGCGTAAACTGCAAAAAACATGGAAGCTTGATCACGATGAACTAAAGGCGGAAAAGAAATATGCAAAAGTTACTTCAGAAAGACTATACAGAAGACAGTCACCATTGGGGTGCCACATCTCTGAGGTAAATCTCACGACAGGAGGGTTGCACGGATAATCCTCGGGGAAACTCATGATGGCATTAAAGAAACCGCCCTCACTACAACAAATAAAGTATAATGAACCAGGTCAACTAAAGAATTCGGTTCCCCAAAAATAATCCGAAATCCTTTCTTGTCTTCGCTATCGAAACAATGCAATAATTAGCTTCTAGTAACATCTGCCGAACACTGAAAAATCAAACGACACTTAATCCAATCATgtcaaaatcaaacaaacatttgaaaccCTTTTTCGTCTTCATTATCTAAAGAACGCATTAAATTAGCTTCTAGTAACATCTGCCGAACACCGAGAAATCAAACAACACTTAATCCAATCATGttcaaatcaaataaacatCCGAAACCCTTTTTCATCTTCACTATCTAAAGAACATATTAATTAGCTTCTAGTAACATCCGCCGAACACCAAAAAAGCAAACAACACTTGATCCAATCATGTTCAAATCAAAAGTTTCATGCTTTAGGCCAAACCGTAAACTAATCATCACAGTAAAAGATATGAACTTTGTAACCAATTCCATCAAATAATCAGAACCCAAAACTAAACACATGAATTCAAACAAACCCTTATAGTCATATCAAAAGAAAAACCTGTTAAAAGAACACACACATGCACCAAAACAAAAGACATAAACTGAATTTCGATAAAAACCATGTTTCAAAGAACGGGAATGACATCGAATAACATACTAGAAAGTATCGGGTGGGCCAATAATCGTGACACTCCATTCGAAGATATTGGCTTCGTTCACCAAACCGGCTGAGAATCCATCAACTGGGTTTTTGCAGAGATCTACATAAATATTcagagaaaaaataaataaaacagagtaaaatatttaaacaaacgAGAACAGAAATATATATGGATTGAGGTTAAGGTGTAACCTTTGAGTTGCTTTTGGAGGAGGAGGCTGGCTTGGGAAGCAGGAGTCGTAGCCATGGACAAcgcgcagagagagagagagagagagagagagagagagaagatttTGGGTTGGATTTTTATAGATAAAGGTGTGGGTTTTGTGTCATATATAGAGATTAAGAGTTTGTACTCAACTTGTTTTTCGAATCAAACCGAACGATAAATTCAACCTATCAATAAATTATAACTTAACACTTATGCCGATGCCATTCCCGCCACCCCAACTGGTAACAGTGATTTGACGGACTTTTCCTTACGTTGTACAGTACATTTACTAATTTGGCCCTCAGGTTGTTGGTCATCGTGGGAATGTAAAAGCTCGGCTTTTCCATTTGTTTCCACAACGAAGCTTTTCCATTTGTTTCCAGATGAACCTCTCCGGTTCACTCTCTCTTAACTGCGAACCACAACATCCTTCTCCGTTCGACGGCATCTCCTCCCTTCTCCTCCGTTGGGCAACATCTCCTCCGCTCCTTCTCCTGGGTATTTTTTTATGTCTATATTTCCTCAGATCCCTCTTGCCTTTACCAATTATTGACTAACGAGTTGACCATGTGTTTTCAATTTTGCAACCAAACCCAGGTCTAAAAAGAAAAGAGCTGCAAATTACGGTGGCTCAGTTATCTCCTCCCCAATGTCCGTCGTGTCAACATCACCCTTGAAGAACAGGTACATGTGGagccaaaaaataatcaagaggcgacTTGTCAATTTTTAGGTGCATATAGCAAAATTACTCTTGATATACATTGAGTTTTTCACACGCGAGCAGTGAAAAATCATCCATCAATTGAGTCAAGAGTATCCAAAAcaggtaacaagttcaaatttatcttATCCATCTTTACTTCATTTCctctacaaaaaaaatcattctaTAACCTTCAAAATCttctatataaattaaattaattagattaattaataaattaattcctaattaatccattaattaccaaaaaaattatcattACAGCTCAAAAAACATCCAAGGGCCGGCCACTCTCTCTTccaaagagggccggccatgcTATATAACTAAGACtccattttcttttaaaaactaaGTCCACACTATTGCAAAATTCTAAAAACTCTCTAAATATTTTTCTCTTTCTAACTTTGGTATCAGAGGTTCTTTAGCCAAAacgccccccattcatcgtgggcgcgtgaggtttttggccttaaccaaatgtgttaattgttttgtaagtGCAatttgattcaagatcaaggaggaaaaaAATTGCATCCACAGTTCTGGTTCTTGAGCTTCACCCTCGTTGGGGTAACAGGTAATTATACATaatcatcatcaaaacatatgATAAATAATTATTCTAATTGCATGCATGAACATTCGAACTTTGCAAGTACCACCCTGCTTTTCCCCTTACTCAATCTACTGTTCCTCTGCCTAGAGAGATTGGAAATTGGAAACCCCAAAGTTGAAATTTCTCGCTTCAAATTGGTATGTTCTATACCTTTGTTCGAATTCGTATGAAAAAGTAGTGAGTTATTTGTTGGGTTTTGTTGCTCTGAGCTTGCCGATGAGTGGTCATGTAAGCTCATTAAAACTTTTGAGTTTTGGGTTTTGCTATAATTAATTGAAGATTTAATAAGGACAATTTCTTTACAATTCTAGAGTTGCCCATTTGGGGAATTTGTGGAATTCCATTTAAaccttagaatatgttttttttctcaCATTTGATGATTTGGGTGTTGAGCAGCAATGCATTGATGGATACTCTATAAAAAAGGAGCGATTTTGGATGATAACAGAGGAGTTGCCACAATGCTTGAGGTCGCCAACCCCAAGATTGGAGCTGCTTCAACCTGAAAAGGTTaattattttacaaaataagtTCCAATTTCTTGGTAGTTTGGCTTAACAGTAAATTCCAAGTGAATTTTTCAGGTGGCAAAGTAGGATCAAAATCGAGTTTCAGGAAGTAAAGTGACGGCTTTTGAGTTTTAGGAGACAAAATTGAATCCAAAGCAAATTCCAAATAACGTAGCTAAATAAGCCTTATTGAAAACTTTCACGTGTTCGCTAACATTGTATACCATATTATAACACTCATTTGGATGTGCAAATTCAAAACAATGGAGATTGGATTAATTTCTTCTCATTTAGTCATCTCAAATGAGGTGGAGGATCTTCTTTTTTTACGCGGAAATTATATTATGCTGTATCAGTTAATGGTTCAAGGAGACCTAAAATTCTTAGCACATGGAGCTCATCATAGTCCATACTAGTCCACTATGCATGTGTGACTAGTGTCCTAGGGACCTAGTCTCCTCACAGGAATAAAATGGGgagcagattgtctgccctccaaagTCTGCCCTCATGTTTGGGTGCCCTTTCCATCTCCTCCTATttatgcggtcacggttaagtcacgtcaacattttataattttattactttttgtcttattatctctataaaaaaattaatataaaatgttgacgtgacttaattgtgatcgcacaaaataggaggggatgaaaAGGACAACcaaataggagggcagacaatctgcctccataAAATGGACGGTGGTGTTTCAAAAGAGGTAATTTCTCACGCGGATCTTATACGAGTGCAATGTACAGGGTCAACAGATAATAGTCTCGTACATGATCAGTGATTTAGTTGGTCTAGTAACACTTTATTTTAAGGGTGAGTTTGGTACGATTACCGTATTATTTATCATATCAAATTGTTGGTATGGCAAATTTAGTACCATTATCATGCCAAGTTTTCTATATCGTCGATATTGATTTTGGATACCAATACCATATCAAATATCTTCGGTTTAGGACAATTACCGTACCATTACTATATATCGTTGGTTTTTCAATCGTTATACATATTCACAACACTTTTATATAAAAGATTAGGGTAAGTTACACAAAACTACTTCAACTATGGGTCGTACCATAATCTCATACCTTGTGTTTTAAACATTACAACGTCATACatcaacttatgaattcattGCAATGTTAGACATCCGTTAATGATTATGTTAGATTAGCTGTTAAATGATGATTTGGCAAATGGAGGGTCCATATATTTGTTGACGTGGCAGTCAACTTGtggcattaaaaaataaatcaatagataaatcattttaaaaattaaataaaaaggagTGGGCCCCGCCCCTTTCAAATCACAAATCCATCGTCTTCTCTGACGCTCTCCGCCCTCACCGACTTCCCTTCTCAGTCTCCGACCCCCCCAATGTGCGGTGCAAAAGCCGCCTTGTGCTTCTTCGTTTGCTTAACCTGCTGCTACCTCGCAATCGCCTCCCTCAGCGACTTAAACAACCCCCCCCCAAAAAGGGTGTTCACGTACGTGAATCCGCAAACCCCCAAACCTGAATCCCCAAAACCCATCTCATCCTCCAATTCCTTGAAGTGGGTATGTTTTCTGCGTATTCAAGGATCAACTGTCGCGGCATGAGGTGGGAGTTGAAGGTCTCATGAGAAAACCCAACAGAAAGCAggaaaaaagaaggaacattttCAAAGATTTCATGTGGTCGATGAAGAAAGATTGCAAATTTGggtgaattaaaattaaactcTACAATGGGCTTTTGATGGTTAAGGTTTTGCTTCCACTCCCTTTCAAATGTCAGATTTTGTGCAAGGCAAATTGGTATCTGCAGTGGAGTTTTGGGGAGGTCGGCAAGTGCGAAGGGCATTGGAGAACACGATGGATTTTTGTGATTTGAAGGGGGCCCactcttatttttttaaatgtttttatctatttatttatttattaatggcACAAGTTGACTGTCATGTCAACAAATATATGGGCTCTTTATTTGTCAAATCATCACTTAACGGCTAATTTAACAGAATCACTAACGGATGTTTGACATTACAACGAATTCATaagttgaggtatgacattgtaatgTTTAAAACACGAGGTACGAGATTGTGGTACGACCcataattgaggtagttttgcGTAATTTATCCAAAAGTTTACGAAACACTTTGATACTGCTTTTTGGACACAAAGCACTTTTGCAAATCCAATTTATCAAACACCTAACTGTTTTATTTCACAATTAATTATTCCACAGCACAACataagtaaatttttttttaaggaaaactaatgaaaatggcttgaaaactttgagttttaacaataaggacaaaataaatagtaaagtgaatagtatcaggtttaactttttagtgtaaaaatatgatttttcattaaagtaaacagtatcgcgggttttttttgttaaaacttccttcttcttttttatgtaCAACAATACCATCCTAGTCCACTAAGCCAATTGCCAAAGGATGTGTGGCAGAGTAGCAACGTGGATGATTGAGTGCGTCAAAAGAGAAACTTACACATTACTTTgtaacataaaaacataatgtcATGATTACAGTACACGTTATCTAAGTCAGTTACATGTAATCATGTAAATAATTAGTCGGCACTCGTTAGGGTCCACATAAAAGACCGAAGTGTGGAGCACCCGAATTGTGCTCAACCTTGTTCTTTtaggaagaggatcctctcctgagctcaggaTAGGGATTCTCCTGACTAGTATATCTTAACCgttcaaatttaatcaaacgACTCTAAACAGAATGAtcatttaaaagttataataattataatcgtTGAATTAAATTTGAACGGTCAAAATAAGCTGTTTAAGAGAATTCCCATCctaagctcaggagaggatcctcttccgttCCTTTCTGGTTTAATAATCACAAGCATAACAGGAATAGCCTATGAAATAAAGCTACATCGGAATCTAATCATGAAGTCAACGAAGGCATGAAACATCATTTCTCTTGAGAAAAATCTTGTCCCTTGTGGAAAATTCCCAAATTAATTCTCTTGCAAATACTATTCTACTTCATGTAACAACTGTCTCTGATTTGGAATATAAATCGAGCAGCGTTTTCTTGTCggacttatgtttttagagacTTGATGGTATTGCCATGTTTCCTAATCGTAAATCTGAACCTCAAAATCAGAAGATTTCGACCTAATCAATGATTCAAATTCACAGTCTAACAAAAGAACGTTTTTCGGAAAATCAATAATTATTAGTGTCAATGTTGCACAGTGGATGAGAAGTCAACATACAATGACAAGCTGCTCATTAACACTAAAGATGTGGCATTGGATTCCCAGACATGTTTTGGAGGGCATTCCATAATTTTCAAACCAAGTTATGATTAACGAACAAGTAAACCCAATTATAAATCTAATCATGCATGCTTACGAGACCCCCACACACTCCAAATCCTCCCATGCAAAAAACCAGTCACCTTCCAAAGATGAAGAGAGAACAAGCTGCTGTGTACCTTGTTTTTGCCCTACTCATGCTTAGAGCTCAAGATGCAGATGCAGAGCTAGGCAAGTCCTCAACTGGTAACTAAAACATTGTTTTGTAATCCGATACGCCGATTCTGAATCGAAAAACCGGATTAATGCATGCTCATGGTCTGTTTCCTTTCAATGCTTTCTGCAGGGCTTGATCTCGAAACTTCTCCGGCAAGGCAGAGTTTGGTGGCCACAAGATTCATGTTAGCAACTTGGGTAAGCCCTGGTACTGCTGCTTCTCTTTTCTTGTCGTTTAAATTTTGTTCTGCCAAATGTGATCGTTGTTCGTTTAGTGATGAAAGAACTTTCTTGTTTCTGTGATAACAGCTCAAATCCAGAAAGCTGGTCAAACCTCAAGTTGTTCAGAAACATCCGTCAGGGCCAAACCCTATCGGAAATCAGAAACCGCCACCCAGACACGGTTGAGATGTTGGCGGAGCACGCAGGCGAGCTCTAATTAGCAAGCTGCAGAAGATGCAGTTTTGAGATTAGATCAGTTATCAGTTTGATGAATTTTCCGGATCCGAGTTTAATGTTCATGTTTCCTAATTTGCTGCTGAATCTGGTTTCAGAGCAGCCATAAAGAAGCAACAATGACAGAATTCCGGTGTTTTATCTTTAAATCGAATCCAACCTGCTcgtaaaatctgatcgaaaaaCCGAacgagtatttatcaaatatagcaaaaaattaattcttaatttcaaaaatgtcactttatatAAAATCTTTCAACTATAtcaaaaatttcatttaaatagacacaaatattctcaaatttaacaattaaataaattaaattctttttaGCTACTATCATCTCAAGCTCCGGTCCGATTTCACCTTCGCTTCTGCactccaccaccacaaccataTTCCCTTCGACCCCCTCATCACCAACATTGAGGGCCGCCGCGGTTACTGCAAGTGGGAGTAGCAAAATTTCAATCATGCTTTCAACATCTTTTTTCTTACTAatatcatttttagttttaaatataaTAATAGTTTTTAAAGTTAATCCACATGTTGATATATTATTGTATTTGTGAGATCCACGTggtgccacatcatcacactaacAAGGCAATTGAcatatttttcataaaaaaactaaaatgatcaCAATGTGCAAATTCAAAGAAAGACTAAAATGATTAATTATAAACAAATTCAAGAACACTACTATTGATTATCATTAATTGTTAAGGACCAGATTAAGAAGTTACGTCAATATCACcaatcattttggttaaaaagcctttaatttatttgattgttaaatttgaggatatttgtgtctatttagatgaaattttggatatttttgaaatattttataaaaaagtaACATTTTTAAAATTCGGGATTAATTTTTtactatatttgataaatactcaaACCAAACTCCGAgcgaaaacaataaaatttcatGCAGAAGAAAATAGGTTACGTAAGTTATTTCCTTTATACAAAGAACCTTCAATCCGAAACATAACATGGGAATGCAAACTTTATAATAACGTCGAACTCCCGAAACCGCAATGCACGGCGAGTTTTAGTGCAGAGCCAGAACGAGCAAAAGGCATAGGGCCAAATAAAGCATAAGATACACAGCGGTCTTGACATACATCTATAAATCAACATATCAATCTGATAAATtgtatgaaaagaaaagaagaaggaaggcaGCTATCTTTTTTTCTTAGGGTGGGGGTTTAAATACCTAAAGGGggagggagaggaagaaaaaaaaaatcagatttaATTCAATAGATTTCCTCGGCGGAATCAAGTTAAAGAAAAACAATGAAACAGTAAAAAATGTTTCTTGCATCAGTCATCTGAATGCCTGCTTCAGGTCAACAGATGCTCCCTTTCGTTCCAGGGAGAGGGGCGAAGGCACACACGGACCTCGTGTTCTTCTGGTCCCACTCGACGTTTGGGCACCATAATCTCGAGCATTGTTCCTGTCTCATCGCAGTACGCTTCCAGTTTAGCATCTTCTGGAATGTGGGTGGGAAGCTCAATTTCCCTCACGAATTCCCCACGAGGGCAGTGCTCCGGCGTTGGATCTGTTAGCTGAAATGTTCTATCACGTCTCTTAATGGATGGCAAACAAGCTGTACTCACACAAGATATCTTTACTATCCCACGTGAGGGAGTATTCCTCCAAGTAACTTTTACCCTCTGAAGATCTACAAACGGCAAGCTGACAATGATCAAAAACCCTTCCTCATCCTCATAAATTGTTTTTGCGGCTGTAACAGGGCCGGATGCTTTCTTCATCACCCCACTGAACTCATTAAACCAATGTGACTCAACTGGGTGGTCTTTGCCGGATCTGTCGAAATGTGGGTTATTAGGCAAACAGTCATTGTCATTCCCATGGGGGAAAAGGTCCTTCTTCCGCTTATTGGAGACCGGTGACAGGTCCATCCCCTCGTTGTTGACATGCTCTGATGGCTGAGTTGACAAATTCAAACCCGTGCCATCAAGCAATTTTCTTGGTTGTGAATTTATGTTGTTCTTTGGAGGGGCAGGCCGTTCAAGCTCCAAATCTGTGTTCTGAAGGTTCCTCCAGGTACCAAAGTCACTTGCTTCAGGTGGGATTGAGAAATTTATATCTCGGCCTGTAAGCTCTGCCCACCTCTTCCTCTCTTCGTCATCAAGACACATGAGGTTGGGTGACCGAACAACTTCTATCCCGTGAACACACTGCGGGTTAGAAAGACCCCTGTAATGCTTCCTCTGCATACGATGAGACCGAACAAAGCCCCTGTCCGCACTAAATGGGAATGGGCGTTCTCCTTGGCGAGAATGCCCATTCATGTAGCTCCTCAGCTGCATCTTCCCCAATGCATTTTCAGGCCTATCCTTGAAAACCCACATATACATGTTCTCCATATCATGCTGAACCAAGAAAGCATCTAACTGTAAGTCTGCCTTGTTGTACCCAGACACCCCATTACTGTCCCGAATGATCTTACACTTGGACTTCTCATTCAAAACAGGCTTGAAGTAGAAGCTGAAGAAGAACCATGCACCCCAAATGCTATCAAGCCTCTTGTTGCATTTCCTTGCAACTTTGGGGAGAGTGATTGTCGCCTCGGCCTCATAAACTTGAGAcccaaggcctacatctaagatGTCACATGAATCATTCCAAGTTTGAGGAGGTGGGCTAGGCTCAGACAGTAGCGGAAGATTGATATCAGGAGGACGAGAAAGTATGAAAGTCCTATTCATCTctctttccaattcatcatgTGAAACAGAACCCGAATCCATAGACAATAATGTAGACAAATGAGAATTCTCTATGGACAGGGTAGTCAGAAGAGCTTCCCCCATGATTTCCCACAACGTTTCCCTTCTCTCCTGCTTCCGGGTTTCAATCTCTAAACCCGCTTTCCAATAGAATCACCTCACAAACATCTCAGCATATCGAAATGAGCCAATAAAGATCGCAGATCCATCACAAATTCCACAAATTAAACTAATCCTTAAGATTCACACCCACAAatagatcttccaaatttttgcAGGCCCATCAATCAATCCATGTCACATTGAACTACAATTATTGTTCTCAAAACAAGAACAACCTGAAAGCCATATCATAACAGTTCAAATCAATCAGGACTATTACTCACAAAACTAATACCATTATATGCAAGAAATTAACTTCAGAACAGCTTATCCCTTGTTTGGTTTCTGAGAAAATTGAgtggaaaataaaattaaacatgaTTTAAGCTTAAAAAATTCCTCTAATCCCTGCTCAATAAATTCCATTACTTTCACAAAACCACACATCTCAGCTGCATCAGAGCTCAAATTTATTCAGAATCCCCACTACCCGAATCAATATTTTCCCAAGATCCAATTTTTAGCATATTTTATTTTCCTACACTTTCTCAGCCACCAAACAAGACAACCCAgaatcagaaaaaaaaaccctagaaTCTCATAAAATGTACCAAAAATTTCAATCGGTATAAAATATCCCAACGGATAAAATCAGgcacaaaaaaaaaccctagcccagtgaaaaaaaattcccaaattaaATAGAGGATTCTTTAGTTTACCTATAACGGAAGGCCTCAAAACAACAGCTACAGAGAGAACTGCAATCAGAGCCCCAATTTTGAGAAaggagagaaatagagaaggaaaggggggggagagaaagagaaggggGAGATAACGGAGTCTGTTTAAAGAGACGGAGTTAATGAGAAAAGACCTCCACCAGTTAACATCACACAGTGTTAACCAAACGGCGTTTGTTAACGGTAGCTGTGAATTATGTTTCCGAGGACCGAGTTGGGTCAAAACAGGCGTCTATTGGAGTTGGACCCTTTGTGCTTTGTGATGGACGATTGTGCATTTGACCCGGACCCGGATAATCTTGAACCGGGTGAAGCCCTACTTTGTTTCAGCCGATCTTGACCGTTGAATCATGGTTCAACGGCTCTGATGGTGCCACATCAGATATTACACATTGATTGTATGCTTTTTATCTTTTGAGTAGAATTGTTTGCTTCTTCTTTACCTTAAAATTATTAAACCTGAACTTTTAGTCCGTGGAGTCTCGACTAAGTTCTACTGTGGTAATTGT
This genomic window contains:
- the LOC126632614 gene encoding ubiquitin-conjugating enzyme E2 7-like isoform X3, which translates into the protein MATTPASQASLLLQKQLKDLCKNPVDGFSAGLVNEANIFEWSVTIIGPPDTFYEGGFFNAIMSFPEDYPCNPPVVRFTSEMWHPNVYADGKVCISILHPPGDDPNGYELATERWNPVHTKQWRESREEFRKRVGRCVRKSQEML
- the LOC126632614 gene encoding ubiquitin-conjugating enzyme E2 7-like isoform X2, which translates into the protein MATTPASQASLLLQKQLKDLCKNPVDGFSAGLVNEANIFEWSVTIIGPPDTFYEGGFFNAIMSFPEDYPCNPPVVRFTSEMWHPNVYADGKVCISILHPPGDDPNGYELATERWNPVHTVESIVLSIISMLSSPNDESPANVDAAKQWRESREEFRKRVGRCVRKSQEML
- the LOC126632614 gene encoding ubiquitin-conjugating enzyme E2 7-like isoform X1, which translates into the protein MATTPASQASLLLQKQLKDLCKNPVDGFSAGLVNEANIFEWSVTIIGPPDTFYEGGFFNAIMSFPEDYPCNPPVVRFTSEMWHPNVYADGKVCISILHPPGDDPNGYELATERWNPVHTVESIVLSIISMLSSPNDESPANVDAAFNVNSACLQKQWRESREEFRKRVGRCVRKSQEML
- the LOC126632630 gene encoding uncharacterized protein LOC126632630 isoform X3; this translates as MLTRPPHTPNPPMQKTSHLPKMKREQAAVYLVFALLMLRAQDADAELGKSSTGLDLETSPARQSLVATRFMLATWLKSRKLVKPQVVQKHPSGPNPIGNQKPPPRHG
- the LOC126632630 gene encoding uncharacterized protein LOC126632630 isoform X2; this encodes MLTRPPHTPNPPMQKTSHLPKMKREQAAVYLVFALLMLRAQDADAELGLDLETSPARQSLVATRFMLATWVSPAQIQKAGQTSSCSETSVRAKPYRKSETATQTRLRCWRSTQASSN
- the LOC126632591 gene encoding uncharacterized protein LOC126632591, with translation MGEALLTTLSIENSHLSTLLSMDSGSVSHDELEREMNRTFILSRPPDINLPLLSEPSPPPQTWNDSCDILDVGLGSQVYEAEATITLPKVARKCNKRLDSIWGAWFFFSFYFKPVLNEKSKCKIIRDSNGVSGYNKADLQLDAFLVQHDMENMYMWVFKDRPENALGKMQLRSYMNGHSRQGERPFPFSADRGFVRSHRMQRKHYRGLSNPQCVHGIEVVRSPNLMCLDDEERKRWAELTGRDINFSIPPEASDFGTWRNLQNTDLELERPAPPKNNINSQPRKLLDGTGLNLSTQPSEHVNNEGMDLSPVSNKRKKDLFPHGNDNDCLPNNPHFDRSGKDHPVESHWFNEFSGVMKKASGPVTAAKTIYEDEEGFLIIVSLPFVDLQRVKVTWRNTPSRGIVKISCVSTACLPSIKRRDRTFQLTDPTPEHCPRGEFVREIELPTHIPEDAKLEAYCDETGTMLEIMVPKRRVGPEEHEVRVCLRPSPWNEREHLLT
- the LOC126632630 gene encoding uncharacterized protein LOC126632630 isoform X4; translated protein: MLTRPPHTPNPPMQKTSHLPKMKREQAAVYLVFALLMLRAQDADAELGLDLETSPARQSLVATRFMLATWLKSRKLVKPQVVQKHPSGPNPIGNQKPPPRHG
- the LOC126632630 gene encoding uncharacterized protein LOC126632630 isoform X1, which codes for MLTRPPHTPNPPMQKTSHLPKMKREQAAVYLVFALLMLRAQDADAELGKSSTGLDLETSPARQSLVATRFMLATWVSPAQIQKAGQTSSCSETSVRAKPYRKSETATQTRLRCWRSTQASSN